One genomic window of Thermus islandicus DSM 21543 includes the following:
- a CDS encoding cold-shock protein — protein MQKGRVKWFNAEKGYGFIEREGDTDVFVHFSAINAKGFRTLNEGDIVTFEVEPGKNGKGPQAVNVTVVEPARR, from the coding sequence ATGCAGAAGGGTCGGGTCAAGTGGTTCAATGCGGAGAAGGGCTACGGCTTCATTGAGCGCGAGGGCGACACCGACGTGTTCGTCCACTTCAGCGCCATCAACGCCAAGGGGTTCCGCACCCTGAACGAGGGCGACATCGTTACCTTTGAGGTGGAGCCGGGCAAGAACGGCAAGGGCCCCCAGGCGGTGAACGTCACCGTGGTGGAGCCGGCCCGCAGGTAA